In Duganella zoogloeoides, a single genomic region encodes these proteins:
- a CDS encoding MerC domain-containing protein, which translates to MMKYLIRWGDYAGMTASGICLAHCVAMPFLLAAFPMLGLGHEHDSVHSLLVLGVTIPVIVALLPGFIKHREPVALLLGAAGLAAFIVAVYVVGPLFGQAWETALAIGSSLLLIVAHRRNHGNCKSCATD; encoded by the coding sequence ATGATGAAATACCTGATCCGGTGGGGCGACTACGCGGGCATGACCGCATCGGGCATCTGCCTGGCGCATTGCGTGGCGATGCCGTTCCTGCTGGCGGCGTTTCCCATGCTGGGCCTGGGCCATGAGCATGATTCCGTGCACTCGCTGCTGGTGCTGGGCGTGACGATACCGGTGATCGTGGCGCTGCTGCCGGGCTTTATCAAGCACCGCGAACCGGTGGCGCTGCTGCTGGGCGCTGCCGGCCTGGCAGCGTTTATCGTGGCGGTGTACGTGGTGGGGCCGCTGTTCGGCCAGGCCTGGGAGACTGCACTGGCCATTGGCAGCAGCCTGCTGCTGATCGTCGCGCATCGCCGCAACCACGGCAATTGCAAGAGCTGCGCGACCGATTAA
- a CDS encoding Fur family transcriptional regulator: protein MERNTRQRTAIHQCITAAGRPLAPQEILEHAQQAVPGIGMATIYRNIKSLLESGEIAAVSLPTGGDRYEVAGHGHHHHFHCRACDKVFEVHACPGDMQKLAPKGFQLESHELTLYGLCDQCK from the coding sequence ATGGAACGAAATACCCGCCAGCGCACCGCCATCCACCAGTGCATCACCGCCGCAGGGCGCCCGCTCGCGCCGCAGGAAATTCTCGAGCACGCGCAGCAGGCCGTGCCGGGCATCGGCATGGCCACCATCTACCGCAATATCAAATCGCTGCTGGAGTCGGGCGAGATCGCCGCCGTGTCGCTGCCCACCGGCGGCGACCGTTACGAAGTGGCCGGCCACGGTCACCACCACCATTTTCACTGCCGCGCGTGCGACAAGGTGTTCGAGGTGCATGCATGCCCCGGCGACATGCAGAAGCTGGCGCCCAAGGGCTTCCAGCTCGAGTCGCACGAGCTGACCCTGTACGGCCTGTGCGACCAGTGCAAATAA
- the cydX gene encoding cytochrome bd-I oxidase subunit CydX, producing the protein MWYFAWILGLPLAAMFGVLNAMWYEMAEDDAEGVPH; encoded by the coding sequence ATGTGGTATTTCGCCTGGATTCTGGGGCTGCCGCTGGCAGCGATGTTTGGAGTGTTGAATGCGATGTGGTACGAGATGGCGGAGGACGATGCCGAGGGCGTGCCACATTAG
- a CDS encoding TonB-dependent receptor domain-containing protein: protein MSVFRSNRTPIALAITLALSHFPLAHAQTQVQAESRLAADPESVPTVIVSASALGVVGDDMITPVTSIGGNELVRVRESTLGETLNRQPGISSSQFGAGASRPIIRGMDGPRVKILSDGAEIQDASTISPDHAVAFEPMLAERIEVLRGPSALAYGGGAVGGTINIIDRKIPTAIPVNGLEGSAELRANSVAREKAGAFEVTGGAGSFAFHAEGVKREADAYKVGKGWSEGRTVDGSFKDTDTGSVGLSWIGANGYLGLAYTKERTSYGIPGHSHEFEGCHPHGATLHCGEHEEEEGHDHDHEHEEGAVPTVKLDSNRWDVRGEYRAPVAGITKVRLRASLTDYQHDELEGAEVATSFRNKAHDVRVEAEHAPLGGWRGVVGVQTTKRDFVADGEEAYVPATITRKNAVYVTEEYKLADWRFEAGARHEWQDITVNQAGLRDHDVSGTSVAVGAVWKFAPEYSLRASLSRAHRLPTAEELYANGVHMATSTYEIGNQDLDKETSNNVDLTLRKYAGATTFSLSAFHNKVDNYIYARTLDNFEGFQLIEYAQRDATFTGLEGEVKHKFSPAFEATVFGDYVRARFDGAGGDRNLPRIPAARLGARVDGNLGQLHGQVEFYRVNKQDKVAGFEGATPGYNMLNVGTHYTLRLGGMPAQIYARLNNLTNELAYSHTSFIKNAAPLPGRNVTAGVRVSF from the coding sequence ATGTCCGTTTTTCGCAGCAACCGCACCCCGATCGCCCTGGCCATCACGCTGGCATTGAGCCATTTCCCGCTGGCCCACGCCCAAACCCAGGTCCAGGCCGAAAGCCGTCTGGCGGCCGATCCGGAGTCGGTGCCGACCGTGATCGTCTCGGCCAGCGCGCTGGGCGTGGTGGGCGACGACATGATCACGCCGGTGACGTCCATCGGCGGTAATGAGCTGGTGCGCGTGCGCGAATCGACCCTGGGCGAGACCCTCAACCGCCAGCCCGGCATTTCTTCGAGCCAGTTCGGCGCCGGCGCCAGCCGCCCGATCATCCGGGGCATGGACGGCCCGCGCGTCAAAATCCTGTCGGACGGCGCGGAAATCCAGGATGCCTCCACCATCAGCCCCGATCACGCGGTGGCGTTCGAGCCGATGCTGGCCGAGCGCATCGAAGTGCTGCGCGGCCCGTCGGCGCTGGCCTATGGCGGCGGTGCGGTGGGCGGCACCATCAACATCATCGACCGCAAGATTCCGACCGCGATTCCAGTCAACGGCCTGGAAGGCAGCGCCGAACTGCGCGCCAACTCGGTCGCCCGTGAAAAGGCGGGTGCATTCGAAGTGACCGGCGGCGCCGGCAGCTTTGCCTTTCACGCCGAAGGCGTCAAGCGCGAAGCCGATGCCTACAAGGTCGGCAAGGGATGGAGCGAAGGCCGCACCGTCGATGGCAGCTTCAAGGACACCGACACCGGCAGCGTGGGTCTGTCGTGGATCGGCGCCAACGGCTACCTGGGCCTGGCCTACACCAAGGAGCGCACCAGCTACGGCATTCCGGGCCACAGCCACGAATTCGAAGGCTGCCACCCGCATGGCGCCACCCTGCATTGCGGCGAGCATGAAGAGGAAGAAGGCCACGATCACGACCACGAGCACGAGGAAGGTGCCGTGCCGACCGTAAAACTCGACAGCAACCGCTGGGACGTGCGCGGCGAATACCGCGCGCCGGTGGCCGGCATCACCAAGGTGCGCCTGCGCGCCTCGCTCACCGACTACCAGCACGACGAACTGGAAGGCGCCGAAGTGGCGACCAGCTTCCGCAACAAGGCGCACGACGTACGCGTGGAAGCGGAACACGCACCGCTGGGCGGCTGGCGCGGCGTGGTGGGCGTGCAAACGACCAAGCGCGATTTCGTCGCCGACGGCGAGGAAGCCTACGTGCCGGCGACCATCACCAGGAAAAACGCCGTGTACGTCACCGAGGAATACAAGCTGGCCGACTGGCGCTTCGAAGCGGGCGCCCGCCACGAGTGGCAGGACATCACCGTCAACCAGGCCGGCTTGCGCGATCACGATGTTAGCGGCACGTCGGTCGCCGTGGGCGCGGTGTGGAAGTTTGCGCCCGAGTATTCTCTGCGCGCGTCGCTGTCGCGCGCGCACCGTTTGCCTACCGCCGAGGAACTGTATGCCAATGGCGTGCACATGGCGACCAGCACCTACGAGATCGGCAACCAGGACCTGGACAAGGAGACCTCGAACAACGTCGATCTCACGCTGCGCAAGTATGCCGGCGCCACCACGTTCTCGCTGAGCGCCTTCCACAACAAGGTCGATAACTATATCTACGCCCGCACGCTGGACAACTTCGAAGGCTTCCAGCTGATCGAATACGCCCAGCGCGACGCCACCTTCACCGGCCTGGAAGGCGAAGTGAAACACAAGTTCTCGCCAGCGTTCGAGGCCACCGTGTTCGGCGACTATGTGCGTGCGCGCTTCGACGGCGCCGGCGGCGACCGCAACCTGCCGCGCATTCCGGCCGCGCGCCTGGGCGCCCGCGTCGATGGCAACCTGGGCCAACTGCACGGCCAGGTGGAGTTCTACCGCGTGAACAAGCAGGACAAGGTCGCCGGCTTCGAAGGCGCCACGCCCGGCTACAACATGCTCAACGTGGGCACGCATTACACGCTGCGCCTCGGCGGCATGCCGGCGCAGATCTATGCGCGCCTGAACAACCTGACCAACGAACTGGCGTACAGCCACACCTCGTTCATCAAGAACGCGGCGCCGCTTCCGGGCCGGAATGTCACCGCCGGCGTGCGCGTGTCGTTCTGA
- a CDS encoding glycoside hydrolase family 28 protein codes for MKVEIDQKRRVLMSSGAGMVAAASVPAALLHTSASADDKTAAADPWQRARDIEQKFAKPLKFRDEDFVITAFGAKPCQTAKVNATIRYTEKADVPSPVRGSPDAYPAITAAIAACHKAGGGRVVIPKGDWYVAGPIVLRSNVHVYLAAGAHVYFSANPADFAKYGDIDCGPNGKLSISRWQGNDVLNYSPLVYAYGQTNIALTGEDWTSVLNGQGGVPFENGEGCWWDWKGRHNKGSVQTEIAVNERNPKSMSEVAPSLPAHDREMIEATRQSFRADVRYLPALSEAGVPVAKRVFGVGHYLRPSMIEFIGCTDVLMQGYMVTATPFWQHHPVNCRNVHIRKVRMESQGPNSDGFDPEACDTVFVEHCEFNAGDDCIAIKAGRNRDIQFGPTRNVLVQDCVMNSGHGGMTLGSEMAGGIEHVYAQRLEFRNKYWQTSGLNTAIRMKTNMNRGGFLRHFYVRDCTLPNGVATIGRTYSQLPGTKLPAVPHTTAGGVITIDCDYTPVDESVRIRPPEVSDVHISNLRVSDVQTPTGKHSCFQAFVILGPVAGTYNGPAGKPTLPLDNITITNCDFGTPRNAEQPWFAYNVKNLVLTNVKIAGKAINKKIDA; via the coding sequence ATGAAGGTGGAGATCGATCAAAAACGCCGCGTATTGATGAGCAGCGGCGCAGGCATGGTGGCGGCGGCCAGCGTGCCGGCGGCGCTGTTGCACACGTCGGCCAGCGCCGACGATAAAACAGCCGCTGCCGACCCCTGGCAGCGCGCGCGCGACATCGAACAGAAGTTCGCCAAGCCGCTCAAATTCCGCGACGAAGATTTCGTCATCACCGCCTTCGGCGCCAAACCGTGCCAGACGGCCAAGGTCAACGCCACCATCCGCTACACCGAAAAAGCCGACGTGCCGTCGCCGGTGCGCGGTTCGCCCGACGCCTATCCCGCCATTACCGCGGCGATTGCCGCCTGCCACAAGGCCGGTGGCGGGCGCGTGGTGATCCCGAAAGGCGACTGGTATGTGGCCGGTCCGATCGTGCTGCGCTCGAATGTGCACGTGTACCTGGCAGCGGGCGCCCACGTCTATTTCAGCGCCAACCCGGCCGACTTTGCCAAGTACGGCGACATCGATTGCGGTCCGAATGGCAAGCTGTCGATTTCGCGCTGGCAGGGCAACGACGTGCTCAACTATTCGCCGCTGGTGTACGCCTACGGCCAGACCAATATCGCTCTCACCGGCGAGGACTGGACCAGCGTATTGAACGGCCAGGGCGGCGTGCCGTTCGAGAACGGCGAGGGCTGCTGGTGGGACTGGAAGGGCCGCCACAACAAGGGCAGTGTGCAGACCGAGATCGCCGTCAACGAGCGCAATCCCAAGTCGATGAGCGAGGTCGCGCCCAGCCTGCCGGCGCATGACCGCGAGATGATCGAAGCCACGCGCCAGAGCTTCCGCGCCGACGTGCGCTACCTGCCGGCGCTGTCGGAAGCCGGTGTGCCGGTGGCCAAGCGCGTGTTCGGCGTGGGCCACTACCTGCGTCCGAGCATGATCGAATTCATCGGCTGCACTGATGTGCTGATGCAGGGTTACATGGTGACCGCCACGCCGTTCTGGCAGCACCACCCGGTCAACTGCCGCAATGTCCATATCCGCAAGGTGCGCATGGAGAGCCAGGGCCCGAACAGCGACGGTTTCGACCCCGAAGCCTGCGACACGGTGTTCGTGGAACACTGCGAGTTCAACGCGGGCGACGACTGCATTGCCATCAAGGCGGGCCGCAACCGCGACATCCAGTTCGGCCCCACCCGCAATGTGCTGGTGCAGGACTGCGTGATGAACAGCGGCCATGGCGGCATGACGCTGGGCAGCGAGATGGCCGGCGGCATCGAGCATGTGTATGCGCAGCGCCTCGAGTTCCGCAACAAGTACTGGCAGACGTCGGGCCTCAATACCGCCATCCGCATGAAGACCAATATGAACCGTGGCGGCTTCCTGCGCCACTTCTACGTGCGCGACTGCACGCTGCCCAATGGCGTGGCCACCATAGGCCGGACCTATAGCCAACTGCCGGGAACCAAGCTGCCGGCGGTGCCGCACACCACGGCCGGCGGCGTGATCACCATCGATTGCGACTACACGCCGGTGGACGAGAGCGTGCGTATCCGCCCGCCCGAGGTCTCCGACGTGCACATCTCGAACCTGCGCGTCTCCGATGTGCAAACGCCGACCGGCAAGCACTCGTGCTTCCAGGCGTTCGTGATCCTGGGACCGGTGGCCGGCACCTACAACGGACCGGCCGGCAAGCCCACGCTCCCTCTCGACAACATCACCATCACCAATTGCGACTTCGGCACCCCGCGCAACGCGGAGCAGCCGTGGTTTGCCTATAACGTGAAAAACCTGGTGCTCACCAACGTGAAAATCGCCGGCAAGGCGATCAACAAGAAGATAGACGCCTGA
- a CDS encoding M14 family metallopeptidase has protein sequence MLFRSLFFITSLYASAPTSAAPAPQVLPPAAPWNGKSEQLIVPAADRLATPAERSDFRSSPSHAQTLDYLRTLAGTSKLLSLHTFGKSLQGRDLVYVLARKPGAKKPVVVIQAGIHSGEIDGKDAGLMLLRDIALRGRDDLLDAVDLVFIPILNVDGHENASDIGRPHQHGPDTKGARTNGQGLDLNRDYARLQSPEIAAVVKLLQTFDPALYIDVHVSDGIDYQYDVTYTFAGWGTYARSRATADWLMTAYHADVNAALTAQGHTPDIYPSWVDEDAPEKGLRISAEGPRYSTGYGDFVGIPTVLVENHAMKPYKRRVLGTYVLLEQSLKTVAREGQGIAAAKARDRAARPAQLMVRWEKETAPLEVKTFKGYRYDSYLSPASGVRERRWTGEPIDIAMPVFGVRSTGEVALPAAWWLGAEQQGMIAALRRHGIVMEELKAPRTLLLETVQLASGKDRAGMLRAQKQWTLPAGSVRIPRDQPFHLLAAALLEPESDDSFLATGHFDNALPLESQLPRHLLAPMADRMMAADPALRASFAAALAADAALAGDPQARLRWWLARSPYLDRARWTYPVLMER, from the coding sequence ATGTTGTTTCGATCGCTGTTTTTCATTACTTCGCTGTATGCAAGCGCCCCAACATCCGCCGCACCAGCACCACAAGTTCTGCCGCCCGCCGCGCCGTGGAACGGCAAGAGCGAGCAGCTGATCGTGCCGGCCGCCGACCGCCTGGCCACGCCGGCCGAGCGTTCCGATTTTCGTTCTTCTCCCAGCCATGCGCAAACGCTGGACTACCTGCGCACGCTGGCGGGAACGTCGAAGCTGCTGTCGCTGCACACCTTCGGCAAGAGCCTGCAGGGGCGCGACCTGGTGTACGTGCTGGCCAGGAAGCCTGGCGCCAAAAAACCGGTGGTGGTGATCCAGGCCGGCATCCACTCGGGCGAGATCGACGGCAAGGATGCGGGCCTGATGCTGCTGCGCGATATCGCCCTGCGCGGCCGCGACGACCTGCTTGACGCGGTGGACCTGGTGTTCATCCCCATCCTCAATGTCGATGGCCATGAAAACGCCAGCGACATCGGCCGTCCGCACCAGCACGGCCCGGACACCAAGGGCGCGCGCACCAACGGCCAGGGACTTGACCTCAACCGCGATTACGCGCGCTTGCAGTCGCCCGAGATTGCCGCCGTGGTCAAGCTGCTGCAAACCTTCGATCCGGCGCTGTACATCGACGTGCACGTGAGCGATGGCATCGACTACCAGTACGACGTGACATATACCTTTGCCGGCTGGGGCACCTATGCGCGCTCGCGCGCGACCGCAGACTGGCTGATGACCGCCTATCACGCCGACGTCAACGCGGCGCTCACCGCGCAGGGCCACACGCCCGACATCTATCCGAGCTGGGTGGACGAAGATGCGCCCGAGAAGGGGCTGCGCATCAGCGCCGAAGGGCCGCGCTATTCGACCGGCTATGGCGATTTTGTCGGCATTCCCACGGTGCTGGTCGAAAACCACGCCATGAAGCCCTATAAACGCCGGGTGCTCGGCACCTATGTGCTGCTCGAACAGTCGCTCAAGACCGTGGCGCGCGAAGGGCAGGGCATTGCCGCCGCCAAGGCGCGCGACCGCGCTGCGCGCCCGGCGCAGTTGATGGTGCGCTGGGAGAAGGAGACCGCGCCGCTCGAAGTCAAAACCTTCAAGGGCTATCGTTATGACTCGTACCTGTCGCCGGCATCCGGCGTGCGTGAGCGGCGCTGGACCGGTGAGCCGATCGATATCGCCATGCCGGTCTTCGGCGTGCGCTCGACCGGAGAGGTGGCGCTGCCGGCGGCGTGGTGGCTCGGCGCCGAACAGCAGGGCATGATCGCGGCGCTGCGCCGCCACGGCATCGTGATGGAGGAATTGAAAGCGCCGCGAACGCTGCTGCTCGAGACCGTGCAACTGGCCAGCGGCAAGGACCGCGCCGGTATGCTGCGCGCGCAAAAGCAGTGGACGCTGCCGGCCGGTTCGGTGCGCATTCCGCGCGATCAGCCATTTCATTTGCTGGCGGCGGCGCTGCTGGAACCGGAGAGCGACGACTCGTTCCTGGCCACCGGCCATTTCGATAACGCCCTGCCGCTCGAATCGCAATTGCCGCGCCACTTGCTGGCGCCCATGGCGGACCGCATGATGGCGGCCGATCCGGCCCTGCGCGCCAGCTTTGCCGCAGCGCTGGCGGCCGACGCCGCGCTGGCCGGCGATCCGCAGGCGCGCCTGCGCTGGTGGCTGGCGCGCTCGCCGTATCTCGATCGCGCGCGCTGGACTTACCCGGTGCTGATGGAGCGTTGA
- the cydB gene encoding cytochrome d ubiquinol oxidase subunit II, which yields MILHELLSYETLRLVWWVLLGVLLIGFAVTDGFDLGTGILLPFAGKTDLERRVIINSIGPVWEGNQVWLILGGGAIFAAWPQLYAVSFSGFYLAMFVILTGLILRPVAFKFRSKREDPRWRARWDWVLFFSGVVPALIFGVAVGNVLLGVPFRFAYDMHILYEGTFLGLLNPFALLCGLVSVAMLVMHGAAWLQLKTDGAVADRARRYGSVAAVATVVLYAAAGVALWQAVDGYRITSAIATEGPSNPLFKTAQAATGAWFANFENHPWTCVAPVLGLAAPLLALALLRARRGGLALLASGAAIAGIILGVGAAMFPFILPSSLDPRASLTVWDSSSSHLTLFIMLVVSSVFIPLIVAYTSWVYKVLWGKVDGEAIADHRGHAY from the coding sequence ATGATCCTGCATGAATTACTGTCTTACGAAACCCTGCGCCTGGTGTGGTGGGTACTGCTTGGCGTGCTGCTGATCGGCTTTGCCGTCACCGATGGCTTCGACCTGGGCACCGGCATCCTGCTGCCGTTCGCCGGCAAGACCGACCTGGAAAGGCGCGTCATCATCAACAGCATCGGCCCGGTCTGGGAGGGCAACCAGGTATGGCTGATCCTGGGCGGCGGCGCCATCTTCGCCGCGTGGCCGCAGTTGTATGCGGTGTCGTTCTCGGGCTTCTACCTGGCCATGTTCGTGATCCTGACGGGACTGATCCTGCGCCCGGTCGCCTTCAAATTCCGCAGCAAGCGCGAAGACCCGCGCTGGCGCGCTCGCTGGGACTGGGTGCTGTTCTTCTCCGGCGTGGTGCCGGCCCTGATCTTCGGCGTGGCTGTCGGTAACGTGCTGCTGGGCGTGCCGTTCCGCTTCGCCTACGACATGCACATCCTGTACGAAGGCACCTTCCTCGGCCTGCTCAATCCCTTCGCATTGCTGTGCGGCCTGGTGTCGGTGGCCATGCTGGTGATGCACGGTGCGGCGTGGCTGCAACTGAAAACCGACGGCGCGGTCGCCGACCGTGCGCGCCGTTACGGCAGTGTGGCGGCAGTGGCTACCGTGGTGCTGTACGCCGCAGCCGGCGTGGCGCTGTGGCAGGCGGTCGATGGCTACCGCATCACCAGCGCCATCGCTACCGAAGGTCCGTCGAACCCGCTGTTCAAGACCGCGCAGGCAGCGACCGGCGCCTGGTTCGCCAACTTCGAAAACCATCCGTGGACCTGCGTCGCACCGGTACTGGGCCTGGCCGCGCCGCTGCTGGCGCTGGCGCTGCTGCGCGCGCGGCGCGGCGGCCTGGCGCTGCTCGCTTCCGGCGCGGCGATTGCCGGCATCATCCTGGGCGTGGGTGCGGCCATGTTCCCGTTCATCCTGCCGTCGTCACTCGATCCGCGCGCCAGCCTGACGGTATGGGATTCGTCGTCGAGCCACCTGACGCTGTTCATCATGCTGGTGGTGTCGAGCGTGTTCATTCCCCTGATCGTGGCCTACACCAGCTGGGTGTACAAGGTCTTGTGGGGCAAGGTCGATGGCGAGGCGATTGCCGACCATCGCGGCCATGCTTATTAA